Sequence from the Xylanibacillus composti genome:
CAGCGGTTGCCCAAGACCGTTCAGCACTTTCCCTAACAGCTCGTGACCCACTTGAACGGTCAAAGGTCTGCCGGTAGTCACCACGTCACAGCCGGGCCCGATCGACTGCGGCTCGCCTAGAGGCATCAACAGCACACGGTTGTTTCTGAAACCAACGACCTCTGCCGCAAGCGGATGCTTGGATTTGAACGGATAGATATGGCAGATGTCTCCAATTCGCGCATCCGGCCCTTCCGATTCAATCGTCAACCCGATCACCTGCATGACTTTGCCGTTGGTGCGAATCGGATCCAGGTGCCGCAGTTCTTCCAAATACTTCTGCAAATCAGGCATCGATGCCATCGCCGCTCATCTCCCCGCCTGCTGATGCCAGCTGCACCAACGCGTGCTTGACTTCACTTAACTGCGTGTCAATACGGGCATCGAGACTGCCCATCGCGGTGCGCACGACACAGCCATGCTCCGGTACAGTTGCATCAGGCAGCACTTCCAATTCTGCTTGAGAGTCGATGCACAAGGTCAGTTCATCCTTGTACCCATGGATAAAAGCAAATTGGGAAGGAGCAACACATAGCGAGACGATCCCCTTGTCCTTGCGCCTAGCAAGCACCTTGCGAATCATCTCAATGGTCCACTCCGGAGTCAGCGTCAGCTGCCGGCCTATAATCTTCTCGGCAATAGAGCTGCTGAGCTCAATCAGGAACGGCTCTGCTTCTTGAATAATTTCCTGCTTCATGCGTACGGCCGCTTCCAATATAGCCGCCGCTTCCTCGATGCGCTCCCTATTTTGCTCCAGCACTCGCTGCTCGGCTTCCAGCTTGCCTTGCTCGTACCCTTCTGCATAACCTTGTTCGCGCGCGGAAGCAGTTGCCGACTCATCTTCCGCTCGCTTCGCCTCCCACCAAGCAGCGATTTCCTGCTTGGCGGCCTGGCGAAGCTCCTCGGCCTCTTGTCTGGCCTGCTGAATCGTGTCTTCCGCCAGCGCTTCCGCGTCTTGCATCACTTGGTTGCGCCAAGCTTCTGTTTTGCGCTGTTCTTCCTGCGAAAGCTCAGGCTCGTCCTCTGCCTGCGCTCCGGTTTTGGCGGGGCGCTGGACAATAGCAGGCGCTATCGATTCAATCATTTTCTTGTCGTCTACAGGTATATAATGAAAGGATTTGATCAAATTAGACAATGATATCATCTCCTCCACCGCGAGCTATAATAATCTCACCGGTTTCTTCCAGACGACGAATAATCGATACAATGCGCGTTTGCGCCTCTTCCACATCACGCAGCCGAACCGGCCCCATAAACTCCATCTCTTCCTTGAAGGTATCGGCCATCCGCTTGGACATGTTCTTAAAGATGACATCGCGCACTTCCTCGCTAGCCACCTTAAGCGCAAGCTGCAGATCGGCATTTTCAA
This genomic interval carries:
- a CDS encoding FliH/SctL family protein — encoded protein: MSNLIKSFHYIPVDDKKMIESIAPAIVQRPAKTGAQAEDEPELSQEEQRKTEAWRNQVMQDAEALAEDTIQQARQEAEELRQAAKQEIAAWWEAKRAEDESATASAREQGYAEGYEQGKLEAEQRVLEQNRERIEEAAAILEAAVRMKQEIIQEAEPFLIELSSSIAEKIIGRQLTLTPEWTIEMIRKVLARRKDKGIVSLCVAPSQFAFIHGYKDELTLCIDSQAELEVLPDATVPEHGCVVRTAMGSLDARIDTQLSEVKHALVQLASAGGEMSGDGIDA